In Hemiscyllium ocellatum isolate sHemOce1 chromosome 5, sHemOce1.pat.X.cur, whole genome shotgun sequence, the following are encoded in one genomic region:
- the LOC132816212 gene encoding transmembrane protein 236-like, producing MISGKKIKFFVFEVLQFAALCVPTIVVAERFASIVMAKHKPADLKSYQLILACSVAYVACVSLIVWVPVKFLMFKKRILSKVKEWQPALLMHLIFTTLPCFGFIIAGSQVQSGLTNIKTFSDLPVSLVLMCLIIVNISENLRKWQLTGNIDGNCKADVVASNGTVLTNIEQISTVSTQQNRAHEENQAPTRVTGNEFASSAAQNKLHSVFQSSVYSEIAEHNMLEHNVPKSLKVLAVNDYRAEIFVMSIVNWLDTVELVRVAGLQAVIITGWVYPIYIFSFFSLLRIILHSANPFLPLLTIALQDFPFFLIRISLIGVMGFVTPVLYPLKNIIVVTTFVYFNYASKAKCFRRTQQF from the exons ATgatttcaggaaagaaaatcaagTTTTTTGTGTTTGAAGTCCTTCAgtttgctgctctgtgtgttccaACAATTGTTGTTGCAGAGCGGTTTGCCTCCATTGTCATGGCAAAACATAAACCTGCGGACTTAAAATCATATCAACTCATATTGGCCTGTTCAGTGGCTTATGTTGCATGTGTATCTTTGATTGTCTGGGTTCCAGTGAAGTTTCTGATGTTCAAGAAGCGCATTCTGTCCAAAGTGAAAGAATG GCAACCAGCTTTGCTTATGCATTTGATTTTCACCACGTTGCCTTGCTTTGGGTTTATAATTGCTGGCTCTCAG GTACAGTCCGGTTTAACCAACATCAAAACATTTTCAGATCTTCCCGTGTCCCTGGTCTTAATGTGCTTGATTATTGTGAATATCAGTGAAAACCTACGTAAGTGGCAGCTGACTGGAAACATTGATG GTAATTGTAAAGCTGATGTTGTTGCTTCCAATGGAACTGTGCTCACGAACATAGAACAAATCTCAACTGTTTCGACGCAGCAGAACAGAGCACATGAAGAAAACCAGGCACCTACAAGAGTGACAGGAAATGAGTTTGCTTCATCTGCGGCACAAAATAAACTTCATAGTGTGTTTCAGTCAAGTGTGTATTCAGAAATTGCTGAACACAACATGTTAGAACACAACGTTCCAAAATCTCTTAAAGTTTTAGCAGTGAATGATTACAgagctgaaatatttgtaatgaGTATTGTTAATTGGTTGGATACTGTAGAGCTTGTGAGAGTAGCAGGCCTTCAAGCTGTGATCATAACAGGATGGGTTTACCCTATATACATATTCAGCTTTTTTTCACTACTAAGAATTATTTTACATTCAGCAAATCCATTTTTACCTTTGTTGACAATTGCATTGCAGGATTTCCCATTCTTTCTTATTCGCATTAGCTTAATTGGAGTCATGGGTTTTGTAACCCCAGTCTTATACCCATTAAAAAATATTATTGTTGTCACTACATTTGTTTATTTCAACTATGCGTCAAAAGCTAAGTGCTTCAGGCGTacacaacaattttaa